GACTCACCCTCATCAAGAAAAATATTCGTGACGTTGCCGTGGCCATTGCTCTTCCGATTCACATCGGATTTGTCATGCCCGTTCTTCCCACCACCTTGGCTGTGCCCATTAGACCGTCCAACGCTAGCTGCGGTGACACCTCGAAGGAGAAGCTTGACTTCAGCAGCACCAATCGGCTTCCGACCATCGCTACCACTAAAGATGACGTCTTGCATCCGATCACCACGGAGACTTTTTGCGCTCTGCTCACCCAACACCCAAGTGATGGCATCAACAACATTGCTCTTACCACACCCGTTGGGGCCGACGATCGCAGTCATCCCATCGTCAAACTTCAATTTGGAACGATCGGGAAAGCTCTTGAAGCCAGAAATCTCAAGGTTTTGCAAATACATCAAGAATCCTTCAATGGCTACGGACTGGGGCCAGAACAGAAACGTACGAAACACCAGCTGCGTTATTAACGGTCATTTCACCTTGCCAATCGAGCGGCTGGGGACGCTCGATACGTTGTCCCGAAAGCTACCTCGGCGGCCGAAACGAAGGCAGGTGCCACCAGGGAAAATACACGTCGGTTAGCGCCCCCTAAGGAAACGCCACCCGATTCCACGGGTTACTAGACGCCCGTCCCCCGCCCACTCATACCCTACGGCAGAGAGCCTCGATGCTGCACGGGCACGACGGGAGTGTACCAAGGGGCTAGGCCTTGGGGCAAGCTGAATTTTCGCCACTAAATATAGTATCTGGAGCCAGGACGCCAGCCCACGGAAGGACCGTGGCATCGCCCGGCCACTAATGGATGGACTGGCCTGCCACAGACAGTTGCGTCAGTGCCTCTGCATCAGCAAACAGGCTCATTGCGAACGTCGCCTGCGGATCAATCTCGACTAAATGCCGCCTCGCATCACCAACGCCAAAGAGGTCTAAGTCGATGTAATACCTGATCATGGCCCTCACAAATGCCTCGTCCTCAACCAGTTCCTCGTCATCAATCGCTATCCGTCTCTGGGTCACAAAATCCATGAAATCAGACAGCATTTCGTCTGTAACCTCAAAATCTCTGTCAACGTTGATGCGGTCCTGACCTTGTTCAGTGATTCGCGTATCCCCAGCCGCCGAATACCTCTGAGCGTAGTCAGAAAACGCCTGTCGCGTGAACAAGCGGCGACCCAAAGGGGTGGGGTCGAACCCTTCAAGGGGCCCGGCCATAAATCGATCTGGTTCGATACCACCACCACTGAAAACATGTCGACCTGAATCGGTGTACTTTAGGTCAGTGATTGAATGGTCGCGCTCCCTTTCCTGGTCCTGCAAGGAATAGTTCAGATACTCGTCGAATGTGCCATCCCAAGGTCGTTGGATCAACCGACCACTTGGGGTGTAGTAACGAGCTGTTGTAAGAGCCAATCCAGCACCTTGGCTTACCTGGTAGATCGACTGCACGAGCGCTTTCCCGAAAGTGGTCTCCCCGACAATGAGACCTCGATCATGATCCTGAATGGCCCCCGCAACGATCTCCGAAGCACTGGCACTGTTACGATTCACTAGAACGATCAGAGTGAGAACGGCAAAATCACTGTCCTCTCTAGCATAATAATCTTGATCTGCGTTCTGTACTCGCCCCCTCGTGTAGACGATCATGTCACCGCGTGGAAGAAATCGGTTCGCAACACGAATAGCTTGATCGAGTGGCCCACCGGGATTGTCACGGAGATCTAGAAGTAGTTGCTGCATCCCCTGTGTAGCCAATTCCTCAAGGGCCACACCTAAATCACGATCGGTGGTCTCGGAAAAGTCTCGTAGACGGATATAACCTGTCGACTCACTAACCATGAATGCACCAAGAATCGTTTGGATATTGATCTCGTCGCGCATCACTTCAAGAGGTATCAGGACGTCGTAGCCAAGACGGCGAATGGCGATATTAACCAC
The nucleotide sequence above comes from Vicinamibacterales bacterium. Encoded proteins:
- a CDS encoding S41 family peptidase, with translation MRIIRSLPVLVMVVVVSALAGGLFGGRVLATQDQVAEQYKAFSNALAVIETNYVDEVDTDRLIYSAINGMLQTLDPHSSFMDPRTYSQMRERQEGRYYGLGITIQVINGDIKVIALFEGSPAYMKGIRRGDVIAEIEGESAKGWTSDQAVRSLRGPKGSVVNIAIRRLGYDVLIPLEVMRDEINIQTILGAFMVSESTGYIRLRDFSETTDRDLGVALEELATQGMQQLLLDLRDNPGGPLDQAIRVANRFLPRGDMIVYTRGRVQNADQDYYAREDSDFAVLTLIVLVNRNSASASEIVAGAIQDHDRGLIVGETTFGKALVQSIYQVSQGAGLALTTARYYTPSGRLIQRPWDGTFDEYLNYSLQDQERERDHSITDLKYTDSGRHVFSGGGIEPDRFMAGPLEGFDPTPLGRRLFTRQAFSDYAQRYSAAGDTRITEQGQDRINVDRDFEVTDEMLSDFMDFVTQRRIAIDDEELVEDEAFVRAMIRYYIDLDLFGVGDARRHLVEIDPQATFAMSLFADAEALTQLSVAGQSIH